TGAGGagtcaaaaacaaagcagttgCAGCTGTACTTGTTAACTGAACAGTGCAGTATAAGAGGTATTAATAACTGACTAAACCACAGATACTTGAACAACACATGTATGTATTTTCTGAATGAAACAGCAAAGGCTACTAGGCTTACAATAGTTTGGGAAATTTCAATTCGGGAAATTCAACTAAAACTGTTTCTATATGTGACGAAGTGTACTCGATAGCATCACACGGCTCCTCTAGGCTACAATAACACTCAAAAAACCATTAACAACACAATTATCAGCGCCATTGCTGATACATACCCCCGATACCTAACATAGAACCTTTGTAAGACTTGTTTCGCCCTGTCATGTTAGTCCTGTAACGACACCTATAATATTAAGCTCTTCCCAGTAAAGTCACACACGAAACTTAACTTTATTTGGTAATTAGTTTAAGTGTCATGTCATTCTCACATTTGGTGGTGATGTGTGTAGAGATGCAATGACTTAAATCTCTGTGAAAGTCAGGACCACAGAATAACCTGTGACAGCAGCCTTGTATGGGGGGTCAAAAGCACAGTGAACACATACTACTGAAAATAGACCAGGCCATGAGGATATCCGAATGAACGTCTGATTGGGAATTACTGTATGATAAATGCAGGTTATTATGTAGATTTTAAGCCTTTCGTAACATTGACATGTTCTACTTTTCAATTTACTAGACACAAATCGCATAACTGAACAGAAATGCTGACTGTACCGTTGTGCTGCTAATAACTGTATAATTTACCACTGAAACCTTCCAAGTGTTGGCTGCTATAGTGATTAAAGGTTTTAATGCTTTCAATGTTAACTGTCTTATTAAAATCTTCTTCCAGGTGTGTAGTAGGCTGGAATAAAGTCCACATGAAACCCGCAACATTGAAGCTCTGTTTCATGATGAATGGAGTCACATGTTGGGGCCTCTCTTCCAGGAACAGTTCCCCTTCTGACTTTGCCTAAATATCATCTTGTGAAAATCCATGTATAGTATTATTGTAGCACATTACTACCGAGACATTCTGGTTTCGTTCAAGCAAACATGATATGTGTCCTTGAGGTTTAAGTCAGGTTTCGTCATGTCGTTTCAATTTGAGTAATGCAAGATCTGGGGGCCACTCTGACAGAGTGAAGGACGTTGAAGCTTTCCAAAATCACACCATCATACCAACCTACCTTAGCATTAAGAAACAGCAGTcaaaaaatgtatgatattaGGATCCAATGCTAAGTTGTTCGTCACAATGATAAAGGCAGGCCTTCTATGAATTATAACAATATTCACCCAAATTGTGAAAATTGCCATCGAACAACGACAAATGggtgcatacagtatgttttggtCATGTCCATGTCTGCGTAACTAGTGACCTACGATTTTCAATAGTCTAACTGAGGTAACTGGGACACTTATCCAAACTAATGCCATTACTGCTCGGTCGACATTCCTCAGTTGACTTTTGCAGAGTCTCCAAACGGATCTGATAAATCTTCCAACATTATTGGCTAGACCTCTAATACTAATGAGATGATGTTGAAAAAAACGTTGTTTATTTATGGCTTGAAAAACTACGATGAACGTTGGAAGCCTCTCCCAAGAAGTCTAAATAGATGTGGGGGACTTTCTTTGCCTATGCAGAGAAACGCTACAACATTACTGTCAATGTGTGTATGAAAAAGCAATAATCAAATCTCATCAACAAAAGTATGATATATGTAGTTGAATAATGTGGTGAGAGCCATTGATAACATAGGCCCTACATTATCTTTTGCTGGTGGTATGGTATCCATAAATATACAAGCTTACCAGGGGTCAGGccctgaagtgtgtgtgtatgaatcaAATCTAGGCTTTCGGTATATATGCAGACTTCCTGCTATGTAATAGGCATATTTTGTCCATCGCTCAGAACTTTGTTCATATTGGGATGGATTGTTTAATATGCTGTCCTCTTaactaaaacaaatgattgaatTGAAAAATCTCATTGACAGTAGTATTTTACTGTTACATAGGAAACAATAACTCTTCCATTTTCCACTGGTTTAAAAAGATTTTTAAAGATTTTCATCCCGATGAGAGGCAGCGCATGCCCTTGCCCTAACCCAAATGTATgatgaaacacaaatgttgatGGAACCTTTGACATCAAGTATCTAACATACAACAATGGCCTGTAGGGAAGTTTGGTTTGTCCTTTTTTGAATTGTTCTTCACAAAGCATATGTTGCTTGTGTTTCTCTCTAATTAgggaaataacatgtttttaattgttgcCTTAAATTACAGCCAGTGCCACTTGAGggatttctttaaaatactCACAGTCCTGCTTCGTTTCTGTGCTGGCAAAGCACTCACTGAAGAGGCAGTGCATAGTGTGGCAGAGGTTGTCCAGGAGAGACTTCGGTGGAGCAGATCTCCAACTGGACTCTGGCACTCTGCTAGGCTCTTCTGTTAAATGATCCCAAGTGTCCTGGATGGACTCTGGAAGCTCCTGCTGGAACACCtggacagacagagacacaagaaTGAGTCAGTAGCTACATTTGATTTATGTATCAATCCAATACCTCTTAAGAAATGCATCAACCGCAGTGTGAGAAAGTCTTTAGATGCTTTTGTGGCAATTTCAAAGCATGGATGCAGAACCCATTTGAATTCTGAAGCTACATCACACTTGGGCATTTTCttcatttgaattcaaatgGCAATACAAGTGTTGCCTTTGTCATTAATACTTTCacacagaaagggaaaaagaCATGGTGGAAAAATGGCCATGTTGCATAATCACGTTATGCTTGTGTACTCTAAAAGACCTGTGGTTCAGAGGGTTTTAAATTGCTTATCAGGATTATAAAACAACATGTAAGCTTCCTAGTCCAATctatagactgtataaatactCAATGAGTCCCTTCACCTTAAATCCGCCCACTCATAAGACTTcgattagggttagggttgggtaGTTTTTGGTTCTATTTACTTGTGTTCACTTTGCTAGTCCTGTTTTTTGATTGCACAGTCACACTAATTGTCAATATCAAGACAATGTACTGTATCCCTATGTCCAGCTGTCATAGACATACACATAGGATCGCAGTGCGCTCAGCAAATGAAGGCGTTCATAATTGTGACGTCATTCGTAGAAGTTAATTGCATTGTTTCCCTTTATCTACTCATCTGAGTTCCCTAATTGGTAAATGTTCAGAATTAAGTAAATGTCCGTGATCTGTCTGTGAGTCCAGACTGACTGTCTGCTGACTTTAGTCTCACTGTCTACTACAACAGAGGCCATAAGGCATGTGGAAGATGACTGATATAGGACAACGGTATACATTCAAGTAACTTGTCAACGTGTCCATCCCTGCCATAAAGAAAGTGGTCCAGGAAAAGTTTTGTATAACTGCTACCACTGGGCTAACAGTATTTAACACAGAAATTCAAGAGGATATATGAATGGAATACATAGACTTGAGAAAAAATACCTGCACAGATTGGTCAACAAGATCAAAGAGTGTATTGAattcattttcactgaactTTTGTTTGACcataaataaaagctgctttCAATTACCAATGATTGAATGATTGCACTTATTctcaatattaataaataaaatcaatgttaCAACCATTCCCAGTCAAATCTCAATATTATAAGTATGTGCGAAACTCTCAAACAAATACTTAATTCAATACGTTTTCTAATATGTTTGCTAGCAGTGGGGACATTCAACCACAATTACATGGTAACGGGTCACTCCCTGGGCTAGACTTCCCCAAACAAAGAAAATTCGCTGTAGAGCATGTTAGTGATGGCAGATCACTTAAGGGCCCTTAgacagcaataaataaaaattgcGGCCATACATGCCAGATACTGTATCTTTTTTATTAGCAATCGGCAACATTAAAGTTGACAGCGATGTGGAGTAGGTAAAgggaacatatttatttttcaacaacACTAGAGAAAACACTTCTACAATCTGAGAATAGTCTGTCTACCAAGAGAAAACATGAAATTGAACATGAGGAAGACATTAATGTAGAGAAGAGGTTGCAGACTTGTGTAGGTGTACACTCTGACTCATACAAATGGAGACACAAGCTCTTACAGTTCATATTTAAACTTCATTTGTAggcccggccgtggcgcaactggctggggcacctgtacgccggtgacccgggttcgattcccgaccagtggtcctttccggatcccacctcgactctctctctcactctccactgtcctatccgattaaaggcaaaaagccccccaaaaatatctttaacaaAACGTAATTGAGTAAACTGAATGATATGCATTCAGAAATGTCCTTCTTGTGTTGGTGCAAGAGACATAAGGGATCCTTTCTGACTATGCTAGAATCTGTTATACCAACCATTTACTTCAACAGAAGATACAGAGCATGTGGAAGATGACTGTTAAAGGACAAtgatatgcatttattttaattatccaAACATCCAAGTCTGTCATGTAGAAAGTGCactataaaaagtgtttttaataaaagagGTCAAATAGGCCATGGAATAACCGATTGTTGATAAAATACCAGCACAGACCTGTCAGCATTCAAGGGACACAACATTTATTGCaggattttattttggaatgaGTACTTGCACCATTCACCAAATATAGCGAACAGTCCAAGTACTCATTCCAAAAGAATATTTCAACATATCTTTCATACGCACTTTCCTGTCAGATCAAATCATTTACTTAATTTACTTTGACTGAGCTCTTGCTGTACCATAAATATAAGCCACATTTAATTCCCCAAAGATTGAATGATCAGATCATTCCCAATATTGATAAATAGGATCAATGTGACAACCATCTCCTGTCAAATATCCTCTGAGCCCTTACCGTCTGAGGAGAAATTCACTTACTGACTTAATTGCTTCGTTTGAAGAGGAACGTAGTACAGCTGTGgtacacatacagtacgtgAACTCTGGCTTACCTCAGCCGGATGTGACTGTACAAACACGCCTTCCGCATCCCTGAAGCGCCTTTCCAACTCAGTGGTGTATTGACGTGAAGGATGTCTCTTTGGCATAACCCGGATgatctgaaatgtattaaaaaacatgtttagtgTAAGACAATAAACTAAAAGGCAGCATTCAACTGTCTTCTCAATTCTGACCTTTGtttgaaattttaaaaaaatggcaGTAAAATGATGTGCAGGATCCAAATCATTGCCATATAATTCATTATGAgttatacaatttattttatgtttttactgTGTAACAGGTGGCAGCTGTGACATCCACCTTTTACCAATACAACAAAGCTCAGCCTGTTGCGCTATTTCAGTAGCTCCAGTACAACCCTCAAATGTCTATGCAATTACATAGTAATTAACTAAGTTACTGTGACAAATGCAATTAGATGGCTACTCACTCAAATTCAGCTTCTTTTCTAAACTATCAGATAAAGAATATAAGGCTGTGTTTCCCGGCAGAGTCTTTTCACAACCACACCCACCACACCCTTTTTTGTGAATTCTTATCTGccacttttctttcttccctttgtttctttgtttttagttgtgtttttttgtgacttGTTTTTCATGGGTGTCATTGTGTCATTGCCTTGGGCTTCTCCCAAATATACAACTTATCAGAGAAATAAATGGAAAGACACCAAGAGGTTGTGGCATTAAAAGGGAGAAAATAACTTtgtatataaaatgaaataggTCGGGTCAGTGTTACAACAATTGTAACACTGATAATGATAAAAGAAGAGTTAATATAACTACAGGACCAATTTGTATGTGTCTGGTTTGACTGTACTTGGTGGAGAGAGAGTATAGATGGGCATTAATGGATacaattttatgtttttgtgtgtatgtgcgtatATGTGCCATAGCCAAAAGTAGAGAAAACTATTTTTCATTCACCTTCTTTGCTGTCAACAGCTGTACTGGTGTGACGCAGTTGACTATGATGGATTGAGTGAACAACATAACCTTGAATAACACAGGTTAAGTGTCCATTAAATGCTTAAGGGCGTTGCCTTTTGTTACTAAGTGGAAGAAACTATACACTTCACTTGAGTGCACTTGCCCAGAGGCTTAGGAGTCATCATACATTGGCAAAGAGAGCTGCAGGGCCAAACTCAACTAAAACCCCTTTCCCTCCCAAATCAGCAAAATATGCAGGTTTCCATCACAGCtgatcaaagaaaaaaaagaagctctaTCACtcataaaacataatttgtgtTAATCACATTAATGACACATAACTGCATATGGTATAATCATGGTTTCTGGACAAATATAACAAATTGCATATTTAAGGAGTACCTTTTTTAACACGCCTCGGTTGACCTGGAACCACAACCTCTGGAGAACTAGCTCTTCCAAACCCTCCACATGTAACCTCTGATGGGCCAGGAGAGAAGACAAGAGAAAGAATAATGTTAAACAAAATGATGTAACAATAACTAACTGAAGATGACCACTCGAAAATAATGTTGATGCTACACTGAATTATAACTAGTTGGTAATTAGTAGTTTCCTTCAGGAGAAATGTGTAAAGCTTAACAGCATTAAGATGTGACCTATCTAGCCCTTCAGGAGTATAGATGTCTCCCCTTTCAGAAGAGCAATGTGAAAACAACTCTCAAGTCTGCACAGTCAAGGCCAGACACTTAGAGGGACATAAACATTCTTGAGTTAAGGAGATTTTTGGACAAATTCTACAATACGGTAATCAGAATTATATGCCAGGTTGAAAGTAAAATACTGTGTAAATTCCTGCAAGAGCAATATATAAAACTCAAAAGGGTTTATAGATTCAGCACTTAAGTGTATTATTTAACTGTTTATATGTAtctttttattctccttttatTGCCTGCTGATCTTAATTTGAATGACTTAATGTCACTAGAGGGAACAGTTAGTGTTCAACAAACTGCCTCCTACTTTACGggagcaaacaaacacatccaAGTGGCagtcaacttttatttttaatagaaAAGATTTACGGGAAAATATTTAATTGGGAGGACAGCGGTAGAAAATGGGAAAATATGGGGGAAATCCTTGAAAAAGCAGCCTAGGTTGACATGTTGGCTTGTAAGACAGATGGTCTGAGGAATCTCCTGAACCAAGTCCTCTGgcaggaaaataaaagtggtCACTGAATCAAGAACAAGACTGGAGACTTTTACCATTCTGTTAATGTTTGACAGTTTGAAGACTTCCTCAAAATGGACCCTGATGGTGTAGTTGATGGGGaagttgtgtttctgtaatACATGGAAAAGGAGAGATTAATCAGCATGTGGAATTCATAAATCAGAGAGCTGTTAACTATGTTTGGTTGTTACATTTATGTTTAGAGTAAGCAGATTTAGACATATACACTTGTGGTCTGGGACAATAATTAATTAATGTCAGACAGCAAGATATTGTGCATGATGGACAAAGGGACAGTAATAATTCATTTGGTGCCCGAAATGTCTTGTTCAGGACAAAAAAGAGACCTGTGCGAAGAATTTTAAAGACATGGCCATTTACCAGTCAGAGTGGATAGACAGCAGATACTTTTGAGTTGCATTACGGGAATAAGTGATTTAGGAACCTGTAAGGAAGGACTACAACGTAAGCTATCTCCgcaaccatttaaaaaaaatgtttccttttagGGTTTATTGATACAGAAATCCAAGATTTCACTTTTTGTGGATAATGTCTAATcgttatcattattgttatatatttgcATGCGGACATACAAAGAACTTCGGATAAGAAGTAGAGAAAGGTTCCAAAAGATTACCTCTAGAATGAaccaaacaaatgtatttatttgagggTGAAATTAGCTAGCGTTCCTCCACATTGAGTCAAACTTGCAAATGTGTCATAATTCTCTCACCATGTACCGCCGCCTGTTGCTGAGGCTACCGTTGAGTGTCTTCAAGGCTGTGCACATGCTGGCTGGTGTCGGGgccatcagaacaggtgataGCAGAAACAAGCCTACAAAACCAGAAGAAAGAATGAGATGAACTGCATTACCAGTCATGTTATACTCTTTACATACTGACCTTTAAGGGACCAACCATGTGTGTATAAAGAATACAGGTATAACAGTTATAAAACTAAGACCAAAACCACAGCATAAACGTCCATGGTCTCAAGTCATAAATAGTATATTTTCCTGAAAATTTGATTGCCAGGAATTATAGGGAATAATGTGGGTTTCATtgtattcatttacaaaaaagaaatataatttaaatttaaattgttTCAGCATAATGAGTCCAACAGATGAACAACCAACCCCCGTGGCCCTCACTGCACACATACTCACACCCCCCTCCTTCCTCACGGCACGcacgcaggcacacacacatttgatgtGCAATGATCAAGATAACAAGAACAAGATCCAGATGGTCAGTGGTATGTCTAGATACTAATCCGTGTGTCaatctaaaaatattttctGGGACCCTTGCAAAACAGGTATACATTTACCTCTAATGACCAGGGTTTGTTTGCATCAATTTTTCACCATCTAATTTTCTGTTTCTACCAACATTGTGATTTCTGCCTACGCTGCTGCTACACTACTACCTATGGTTCTGCTACTGTGCCAGCTACAAATGTGACAGATTTTCCCATACAAAATTGGTGCTTAATTATGCAAGATTAACGGTAGTTGTCTTCAGTGTGTGACCTGAAAACTAAGATTCAAAAGTCGGCACTGTGTTGTTCCAGTATCTTTAAATGGAAACATGTAATTTGTAATGTATCGTAGTACACATCTGTGCGTGTATTGAGTGGGGATGAAAGAAAGTCTCGCACAGGTGGGAGAGTAATACTGCTGCTGCACCATCTggaagtatttgtgtgtgaagaCCACGGAACAACTTGTGGATCAGAAAACTAATCACGATAAGATAGCATTCAAAACCAACATATAGAAGTACAGCCATTACAGCTGATCCTTTCAGCAAAACTGTTGACCAGTTATAATATCATGGCCATTTAAAACATGAGTCATGTCATATTAATGGTACATTTAAAGTCAACAACACAGCCTTTATGTCAGCATGTTTGTCTGTGCATGGTTTGGTTATACGCGCAAGGGTCTAAATGGATTCATTGCCACTGTATGACCTAATAAATAATTTGTACTTCTATAAAATCGTTTTTCATAGTAAGGTAAAGCTTTAGTTTAGCAATAAACTTCTTTCTACACACCAAGTGAGTGGAAGCCTGCAGCAAATATACTCCATAAACTTTGATTACTGTCAGCAAGCTGATTATTCTACAATATGCATTGCTGTGACACTTGACACTGCAGTAAAAGGACTGTCAgctaccacagaagaagactACGCAGGGGTGAGACCAAAACCAGCTGTGTTTCATCAGGGCAGGAGTTTACAGTGATCTGTTTAGGGTCCTAATGGGACAAGGAAATGTTATATAAGAGGTGCAGCTTGAGATAAAGATTAATGGGTTCAAAAGCTTATGAGATGGTAAAACACTGCGCAATGATCCTTGTGTGAGtttgaacatatttatttgGCCAACACAGTGCCGTAGCCTGGTTGACCATTTTTGCCACACAACCCTGCATTCTTTCACCAGAACCCTTTATATATGTAACCCTGTTAAGACGAGTGACTTGCTccattcaaatgaataatataGTTAATGTCTGTTTGAGGCCCAGCAGCTCATAAGGGCCGTACTTAACATGCTTAcaataaaaaatgctttaatgcTGACATGAAATAATCATAACTGAAAAAATGGGAACTCTTTTACCAAACAGGATTTATTTGGTTAACCAAACACTTGACAATGTGCTTgtcaactttttttatttaatttacttaCACAACGATATCAAAATGCAAAATTGATGACGAAACAAGACAAGTTTCAAAAGTGAAAACTTTGGGAGaatctctctttatttttctaacattccatcttctctcttcatctttctctttcacttcctcttgctctctctttactaaatataaaataccTGCTAAAATAAACCCTGGTACCAACACTGAAATCCATCCAATCCAAAATagttttgaaacatttgacTCAAAACCAAAGCTTTTAAACTAATTTTGATGCTATGGGCAAAGTCTGGGGCTCACCAAAGTCAATAGTACACATCCACCAGCCATGATGGATATCCTAACAAATGTTTATGGCAATACATCCAGTGGTTACTGAGATATTTTAGTTTGACCTGAACCTCAATTATAGAGAGCATTTGTGCAACAAATGATCCTGTTTATAAGTACAGGAGAACTAACAAGACCTGCACCCCTCTGCGACC
Above is a genomic segment from Eleginops maclovinus isolate JMC-PN-2008 ecotype Puerto Natales chromosome 2, JC_Emac_rtc_rv5, whole genome shotgun sequence containing:
- the il34 gene encoding interleukin-34 isoform X1 — protein: MVQLSTSVYLLGGLLGLFLLSPVLMAPTPASMCTALKTLNGSLSNRRRYMKHNFPINYTIRVHFEEVFKLSNINRMRLHVEGLEELVLQRLWFQVNRGVLKKIIRVMPKRHPSRQYTTELERRFRDAEGVFVQSHPAEVFQQELPESIQDTWDHLTEEPSRVPESSWRSAPPKSLLDNLCHTMHCLFSECFASTETKQDYCVSHWKRDLRPRS
- the il34 gene encoding interleukin-34 isoform X2, giving the protein MAPTPASMCTALKTLNGSLSNRRRYMKHNFPINYTIRVHFEEVFKLSNINRMRLHVEGLEELVLQRLWFQVNRGVLKKIIRVMPKRHPSRQYTTELERRFRDAEGVFVQSHPAEVFQQELPESIQDTWDHLTEEPSRVPESSWRSAPPKSLLDNLCHTMHCLFSECFASTETKQDYCVSHWKRDLRPRS